In Aspergillus luchuensis IFO 4308 DNA, chromosome 1, nearly complete sequence, the following are encoded in one genomic region:
- the GbpA gene encoding protein GbpA (COG:O;~EggNog:ENOG410PGZ9;~InterPro:IPR027417,IPR000641,IPR003593,IPR003959;~PFAM:PF00004;~SECRETED:SignalP(1-20);~go_function: GO:0005524 - ATP binding [Evidence IEA];~go_function: GO:0016887 - ATPase activity [Evidence IEA]): protein MTKSFIFHPFMLPIVGPLLARLFVYPFRNNMDCSMTRPSSTSRFPFFPFSLWSSKRPQQSTASTQTPAQTSPRIMAQSSQTQIQAPARSEPETQSQRQPESLPRTPVPPQPTAEELAERDRQNRETAREEAVQELDSLVGHDNVKRQLHGVQTWVQICRRHGRDPKSEWYNIAFLGNPGTGKTTVARIYAKMLYAMGICDSHTVCETTGADLASRGPDGVQQLLRNMTDAKAPVQTAGVLIVDHPHTLMDAPQTPATEQALEDIRHAMERNIGRIIVIFTGDADEMNSFLRENPALQQRICSSLRFNDFDRQQLTQLLARRIITEYNGRMQVEGGLEGTYMQAAARRLVRGRAAKGFTNAHAVREMVKSIAQRQAQCLTDQQDSGMDEVDYFFFSKDDVLGPSPAETRSTSEAWEAMQKLIGQDAVKASVAEVFDTTEENYYREIRNQRRLPLRVNRIFAGPPGTGKSTAIRMYAQILVDLGVLNNGEVRVKPLSALCDLPEDQLRATVESTIGNVLVVDVDTDRQERPTVPDAVVDILAAPRDNHCTILVGTHDSISQFLHRAGPKARGFETHLVRFSALTREHMEELFQSKLDEQDLDATPEAFQAAMDTLDNARMRKDFDNARAVEHLLAAAIYHFERRSRTGASAQPVERLLEGRDFNPELVGGTTALVFREELRHSIVPDDIISILKRYHNEMKAAWLQGLDPGARMPAAFVFKGAPGTGKKTVARQLGTLYYKMGALSDGALVPCSVADLLAPNVHPTSVRSRSQLDQNKGKVLFIEDAHRLADTDTTQAVDELVYLLPKYASTMVVILAGPAQEMDQLLANRPRLSALFQEEIVFRNPTPRECLRLLDRKLDEQQIKGPRLYLTDPRAPSHREFTRAIQILSMFPCWSNARDVEVLVRWMVAACIKDLPLDNNSSVSALPAMQLSEEQAMSCMVRLFNLKRDRLRFNQDPKARALPRVLSQPRCTDRTGVKFPV, encoded by the exons ATGACCAAGtctttcatcttccatcccttCATGCTCCCGATTGTCGGGCCTCTCCTTGCACGACTGTTTGTCTATCCGTTTCGCAACAACATGGACTGCTCGATGACCCGGccgtcatcaacatcgcggttccccttcttccccttctcgcTGTGGTCCTCCAAGCGACCGCAGCAATCTACCGCGTCGACACAGACTCCGGCGCAGACCTCGCCACGCATCATGGCACAATCATCCCAGACACAGATTCAGGCTCCTGCCCGATCAGAGCCCGAAACACAATCACAACGACAGCCCGAGAGTCTGCCTCGGACTCCGGTCCCTCCCCAACCGACAGCAGAGGAACTGGCCGAGCGCGACCGTCAAAATCGTGAGACGGCCCGCGAAGAGGCGGTCCAGGAGCTGGACAGTCTGGTCGGCCATGACAACGTCAAACGCCAGCTGCACGGCGTCCAGACCTGGGTGCAGATTTGCCGTCGCCATGGACGCGACCCGAAGAGCGAGTGGTACAACATCGCCTTCCTGGGGAATCCCGGCACAGGCAAGACCACCGTCGCCCGCATCTACGCCAAGATGCTGTACGCCATGGGAATCTGTGATTCCCATACCGTCTGTGAGACCACTGGCGCCGATCTGGCCAGCCGGGGTCCCGACGGAGTGCAGCAACTACTGCGCAACATGACGGACGCCAAAGCTCCGGTGCAAACAGCCGGAGTGCTCATCGTCGACCACCCCCACACCCTGATGGACGCGCCCCAGACCCCGGCCACCGAGCAGGCTCTCGAGGATATCCGGCACGCGATGGAGCGCAACATCGGTCGCATTATTGTCATCTTCACTGGCGATGCCGACGAGATGAACAGCTTCTTGCGCGAGAACCCCGCCCTCCAGCAACGGATCTGCAGCTCGCTGCGATTCAACGACTTTGACCGCCAGCAGTTGACGCAGCTGCTGGCCCGCCGCATCATCACCGAATATAACGGTCGCATGCAGGTCGAGGGGGGTCTCGAGGGCACCTACATGCAGGCTGCAGCTCGCCGGCTGGTCCGGGGGCGTGCCGCTAAGGGGTTCACCAACGCCCATGCCGTGCGCGAGATGGTCAAGAGCATTGCTCAGCGTCAGGCCCAGTGCTTGACCGACCAACAGGACAGCGGCATGGACGAGGTggactacttcttcttttccaaggACGATGTTCTCGGCCCTAGCCCGGCGGAGACCCGGTCGACCAGCGAAGCCTGGGAAGCCATGCAGAAGCTGATCGGTCAGGACGCCGTCAAGGCCTCGGTGGCTGAAGTTTTCGACACGACCGAGGAGAACTACTACCGCGAGATCCGCAACCAGCGTCGTCTGCCGCTGCGGGTCAATCGCATCTTTGCGGGGCCTCCAGGCACTGGCAAGAGCACGGCCATCCGGATGTACGCCCAGATTCTAGTGGACTTGGGAGTGTTGAACAACGGAGAAG TCCGTGTCAAACCGCTGTCGGCTCTCTGTGATCTGCCGGAAGACCAACTCCGTGCGACCGTTGAGTCGACGATCGGCAATGTGCTCGTTGTCGACGTCGACACCGATCGCCAGGAGCGCCCGACCGTGCCGGACGCGGTCGTCGACATCCTCGCAGCGCCGCGCGACAATCACTGCACCATCCTGGTCGGCACGCACGACAGCATCAGCCAATTCCTGCATCGCGCGGGTCCTAAAGCCCGCGGGTTTGAGACACATCTGGTGCGCTTCTCTGCGCTGACGCGCGAGCACATGGAGGAGCTCTTCCAGAGCAAACTCGACGAGCAGGATCTCGATGCCACCCCGGAGGCCTTCCAGGCCGCCATGGACACCCTCGACAATGCCCGTATGCGCAAGGACTTTGACAATGCTCGCGCCGTCGAGCATCTCCTCGCTGCGGCCATCTATCACTTTGAGCGTCGGTCGCGCACCGGCGCCAGCGCCCAGCCGGTGGAACGTCTCCTCGAGGGACGCGACTTTAACCCGGAGCTGGTGGGCGGCACGACGGCGCTGGTCTTCCGTGAGGAGCTGCGCCACTCCATCGTGCCGGAcgacatcatctccatcttgaAGCGGTATCACAATGAGATGAAGGCCGCCTGGCTGCAGGGGCTGGATCCGGGCGCACGCATGCCCGCTGCGTTTGTGTTCAAGGGTGCACCAG GCACTGGTAAAAAGACCGTCGCCCGCCAGTTAGGCACTCTGTACTATAAGATGGGCGCTCTCAGCGACGGAGCCCTGGTGCCATGCTCGGTCGCCGACCTACTAGCACCCAATGTCCACCCGACCTCGGTGCGGTCGCGGTCGCAACTCGACCAAAACAAGGGCAAGGTGCTCTTCATCGAAGACGCCCACCGACTAGCCGACACCGACACCACGCAGGCCGTGGACGAGCTAGTCTACCTGCTGCCCAAGTATGCCTCCACCATGGTGGTGATCCTGGCCGGACCGGCCCAGGAAATGGACCAGTTGCTGGCCAACCGGCCACGCCTGTCCGCCCTGTTTCAGGAAGAGATTGTCTTCCGCAACCCGACGCCACGCGAATGTCTCCGTCTTCTGGACCGCAAGCTGGATGAGCAGCAGATTAAGGGTCCCCGGTTGTACCTGACGGACCCGCGCGCGCCTAGCCATCGCGAGTTCACCCGCGCCATTCAGATCCTGTCCATGTTCCCTTGCTGGAGCAATGCTCGGGATGTGGAGGTGTTGGTGCGCTGGATGGTCGCGGCGTGTATCAAGGATCTGCCGCTGGATAATAACAGCAGTGTCAGTGCACTGCCGGCGATGCAGTTATCCGAGGAGCAGGCGATGAGTTGCATGGTCAGGCTTTTTAATTTGAAGCGTGATCGCTTGAGATTTAACCAGGATCCTAAGGCCAGGGCCTTGCCTAGGGTGTTGTCGCAGCCTAGGTGTACGGATCGCACCGGGGTGAAGTTCCCTGTTTGA
- a CDS encoding putative amino acid transporter (COG:E;~EggNog:ENOG410Q2XF;~InterPro:IPR004840,IPR004841;~PFAM:PF13520,PF00324;~TransMembrane:12 (i52-68o80-100i120-141o161-183i195-213o233-254i274-293o326-347i368-389o401-422i443-468o480-501i);~go_component: GO:0016020 - membrane [Evidence IEA];~go_component: GO:0016021 - integral component of membrane [Evidence IEA];~go_process: GO:0006865 - amino acid transport [Evidence IEA];~go_process: GO:0055085 - transmembrane transport [Evidence IEA]), translating into MADHSTMAAYETSSNRSPQDAEKKGEPMERWASVDVDYGAETDLKRSLSTRHLTMIALGSSIGMGLWLGSGESLANGGPAAIFIGYLLSGTMIWSVSHSIGEMAVMYPLPSAFTQWTEIFIDRSAAFALGWAYWFSYFITIANELQGIVTVLNFWTDKVPIAAWITIFWVVIIFINVFAVRFFGEVEVIASSIKFGWIFVVIISLIVVSAGGAPDEGPIGFRYWNSMPFTNGFKGFLSVMPTCIFAMSGSENSALVAAETDNPRKAVPRAVSSIWLRLSLFYVLGSLMITITVSPKDPNLFGGSGVNASPFVIAYRNAGLAPLAHIMNAVIFISVLSTGSISAYGGSRTLMGLTHLKLAPKIFGKADKAGRPVAGLVITLVIGGGLAYLNVSNKGSTVFTWFSNLTSLFTLFGWGTICLSHLRMRYAWKIQGRSVDDLPWRSWTYPYGAIWGLTWCILLIIAEFYLSLWPLGGNPTAKGFFANYVSVVAIVVLYIGARCYYRGRWWVDASTIDLDGPRRFYAEVADVEARPAKTGVKKYASMVVSAVLE; encoded by the exons ATGGCCGATCACTCTACCATGGCGGCCTACGAAACGTCGAGTAATCGGAGTCCTCAGGATgctgagaagaaaggagagccCATGGAGCGCTGGGCATCCGTGGATGTTGACTATGGTGCCGAAACTGATCTCAAGCGGAGCCTGTCTACGCGGCATTTGACCATGATTGCGCTGGGGTCATCGATTGGTATGGGGTTATGGCTGGGAAGTGGTGAATCACTGGCGAATGGTGGTCCGGCAGCCATATTCATTGGCTACCTGCTGAGTGGCACGATGATTTGGTCCGTCAGCCACTCGATCGGCGAGATGGCCGTTATGTATCCTCTGCCGTCTGCATTCACCCAATGGACGGAGATCTTCATTGACAGATCGGCGGCCTTTGCGCTGGGCTGGGCGTATTGGTTCTCTTACTTTATCACGATCGCAAACGAACTTCAG GGTATCGTCACGGTCCTTAACTTTTGGACGGACAAGGTGCCAATCGCGGCCTGGATTACGATCTTCTGGGTGGTGATTATCTTCATAAACGTCTTTGCGGTCCGGTTTTTTGGAGAGGTAGAGGTCATCGCCTCCTCTATCAAGTTCGGATGGATCTTTGTGGTCATTATTTCTCTCATCG TGGTTTCGGCCGGCGGCGCTCCCGACGAAGGACCGATCGGCTTCCGTTACTGGAACTCAATGCCATTCACCAACGGATTCAAAGGCTTCCTGTCTGTCATGCCCACCTGTATCTTCGCCATGTCCGGATCGGAGAATTCGGCGCTGGTTGCAGCGGAGACCGACAATCCGCGCAAGGCGGTGCCACGCGCCGTGAGCTCGATCTGGTTGCGCCTGTCGCTGTTCTACGTCCTGGGATCGCTGATGATCACCATCACGGTGTCACCGAAAGACCCCAATCTTTTTGGCGGTAGCGGCGTCAACGCATCGCCGTTTGTCATCGCCTATCGCAATGCAGGTCTTGCTCCGTTGGCACACATTATGAACGCAGTGATCTTCATCTCTGTGCTGTCCACCGGAAGTATTTCTGCATATGGTGGCTCACGAACACTGATGGGATTGACGCATCTCAAGCTCGCGCCGAAG ATCTTCGGCAAAGCTGACAAAGCCGGTCGCCCCGTCGCCGGACTCGTCATCACGCTCGTCATCGGCGGTGGCCTAGCCTACCTCAACGTGAGCAACAAGGGTTCAACGGTCTTCACCTGGTTCTCGAACCTGACCTCCCTCTTCACGCTCTTCGGATGGGGCACCATCTGCCTCTCGCATCTCCGCATGCGCTACGCCTGGAAGATCCAAGGCCGCTCCGTCGACGACCTCCCCTGGCGGTCCTGGACCTACCCCTACGGCGCCATCTGGGGTTTAACCTGGTGCATtctgctcatcatcgccgagTTCTATCTTAGTTTGTGGCCACTGGGCGGCAACCCCACGGCCAAGGGCTTCTTCGCCAACTATGTATCGGTGGTGGCGATCGTGGTGCTGTACATCGGGGCGCGCTGCTACTACCGTGGAcggtggtgggtggatgcGAGCACGATTGATCTCGATGGTCCTCGTCGGTTCTATGCCGAGGTCGCGGATGTTGAGGCAAGGCCGGCTAAGACGGGGGTGAAGAAGTATGCGTCGATGGTGGTGTCTGCTGTTTTAGAGTAG
- a CDS encoding sugar porter family MFS transporter (COG:G;~EggNog:ENOG410PJ41;~InterPro:IPR005829,IPR005828,IPR003663,IPR036259, IPR020846;~PFAM:PF00083,PF07690;~TransMembrane:12 (i7-32o52-71i78-101o107-126i147-167o173-190i266-287o299-316i323-344o370-394i406-425o437-455i);~go_component: GO:0016020 - membrane [Evidence IEA];~go_component: GO:0016021 - integral component of membrane [Evidence IEA];~go_function: GO:0022857 - transmembrane transporter activity [Evidence IEA];~go_process: GO:0055085 - transmembrane transport [Evidence IEA]) translates to MYTISNIYVLAAFGTIGGALFGFDVSSMSAWIGTDQYLEYFNSPDSDLQGGITASMSAGSFAGALAAGFISDRIGRRYSLMLACCIWVIGAAIQCSAQNVAHLVAGRVISGLSVGITSSQVCVYLAELAPARIRGRIVGIQQWAIEWGMLIMYLISYGCGKGLAGAASFRVSWGVQGIPALILLAALPFFPESPRWLASKERWEEALDTLALLHAKGDRNDPVVQVEYEEVQEAARIAQEAKDVSFLSLFGPKIWKRTLCGVSAQVWQQLLGGNVAMYYVVYIFNMAGMSGNTTLYSSAIQYVIFLVTTGTILPFVDRIGRRLLLLTGSVLCMACHFAIAGLMASRGHHVDSVDGNANLKWSITGPPGKGVIACSYIFVAVYGFTWAPVAWIYASEVFPLKYRAKGVGLSAAGNWIFNFALAYFVAPAFTNIQWKTYIIFGVFCTVMTFHVFFFYPETARRSLEDIDLMFETDMKPWKTHQIHDRFGEEVERHKHKDMVDQEKGVVSTHDEMA, encoded by the exons ATGTATACCATTTCGAATATTTACG TGCTGGCTGCCTTCGGCACCATCGGCGGTGCCTTGTTCGGCTTCGATGTCAGTTCCATGAGTGCCTGGATTGGCACGGATCAGTATCTGGAATACTTCAACTCTCCTGATTCCGACTTGCAGGGTGGT ATCACCGCTTCCATGTCTGCTGGCTCCTTTGCCGGTGCTCTCGCTGCTGGCTTCATATCAGACCGAATTGGTCGTCGCTACTCCCTCATGCTGGCGTGTTGCATCTGGGTCATCGGTGCTGCCATTCAGTGTAGTGCCCAAAACGTCGCTCACCTCGTTGCCGGGAGAGTGATCAGCGGTTTGTCCG TCGGTATTACATCCTCACAAGTTTGCGTTTATCTCGCCGAACTAGCACCCGCTCGTATCCGTGGCCGTATCGTCGGTATCCAGCAATGGGCCATTGAATGGGGTATGCTCATCATGTATCTGATCTCGTACGGATGTGGCAAAGGTCTCGCTGGGGCAGCTTCTTTCCGAGTTTCTTGGGGTGTTCAGGGTATCCCAGCACTCATCCTCCTTGCCGcattgcccttcttccctgaaTCGCCTCGTTGGCTGGCAAGTAAAGAGCGGTGGGAAGAGGCTTTGGATACTTTGGCTCTACTGCATGCCAAGGGCGACCGCAACGATCCGGTGGTCCAAGTGGAATACGAAGAAGTGCAGGAAGCAGCACGCATCGCCCAGGAGGCTAAGGAtgtttcattcctttccctgTTCGGACCGAAGATTTGGAAACGCACCCTTTGCGGTGTCAGTGCTCAGGTCTGGCAGCAGTTACTCGGGGGCAATGTTGCGATGTATTATGTCGTGTATATCTTCAATATGGCTGGCATG TCTGGAAACACGACTCTGTACTCGTCAGCCATTCAGTACGTAATCTTCCTGGTTACAACAGGTACTATCCTGCCATTTGTTGATCGGATCGGTCGACGACTTTTGCTTCTTACTGGATCCGTCCTGTGCATGGCCTGCCACTTCGCTATTGCTGGTCTGATGGCTTCACGTGGTCACCATGTTGACTCTGTCGACGGTAATGCGAACTTGAAGTGGTCAATTACAGGACCGCCCGGCAAAGGAGTCATTGCTTGCTCATACATCTTCGTTGCTGTTTATGGATTCACCTGG GCCCCCGTGGCGTGGATCTACGCTTCTGAAGTCTTCCCTCTCAAGTACCGTGCAAAGGGTGTCGGTCTCTCGGCTGCGGGTAACTGGATCTTCAACTTCGCGCTGGCGTACTTTGTGGCACCTGCTTTCACCAACATTCAGTGGAAGACCTATATCATCTTCGGTGTATTCTGCACAGTGATGACGTTCCAtgtgttcttcttctacccaGAGACTGCTCGACGGTCGCTTGAAGACATTGACCTGATGTTTGAGACCGATATGAAGCCCTGGAAAACACACCAGATTCATGACCGCTTCGGCGAAGAAGTTGAGAGACACAAGCACAAGGACATGGTTGACCAGGAAAAGGGGGTTGTGTCGACTCATGATGAGATGGCGTGA
- a CDS encoding uncharacterized protein (COG:S;~EggNog:ENOG410PQJH), translating to MDSIKQTMGTTPNHTEEEQRKLYDNLPAEQRDKQSFTEWVKEAYNEQYEKWMPWLEDQYLKWFGKGDNKASYVTKDNLSKTKVTGVKQVDQIQDDVNNLVGNQLGENGLLAPVGNMVSKEGFNRAERGGKDENGSYGGPLGGATDPIVDNSKKAGQGLATGIQSAGSSVASGAKSWGSAIPGFSSK from the exons ATGGATTCTATCAAGCAAACCATGGGTACGACGCCCAACCacaccgaagaagaacagcgCAAGCTGTATGACAACCTTCCCGCCGAGCAACGCGATAAGCAGTCATTCACGGAGTGGGTGAAAGAAGCCTACAACGAGCAATACGAGAAGTGGATGCCTTGGCTGGAGGATCAATATCTTAAGTGGTTTGGCAAAGGTGATAACAAGGCTTCCTACGTGACCAAGG ACAACCTCTCCAAGACCAAGGTCACCGGCGTTAAGCAAGTCGATCAGATCCAAGACGACGTAAATAATCTCGTTGGAAACCAGTTGGGCGAAAACGGTCTGCTGGCTCCGGTTGGTAACATGGTTTCAAAGGAAGGGTTCAATCGCGCCGAGCGTGGAGGAAAAGATGAAAATGGCTCTTATGGAGGCCCTCTTGGAGGAGCAACCGATCCCATTGTGGATAACTCCAAGAAGGCTGGCCAGGGACTGGCCACTGGGATACAGTCGGCTGGGTCCTCTGTTGCTAGTGGAGCCAAGAGTTGGGGGAGCGCGATCCCAGGATTTAGCAGCAAGTGA
- a CDS encoding uncharacterized protein (COG:S;~EggNog:ENOG410Q2B7) codes for MPHTKTDTAFRYPQNDNQSRRLRNTTQDQRAAQRQQYSSESATAASLAADPTSNWGPEEFFETTVDEYGQPVTDQWAFTDGARMSRGVSGHDEADAFEAANDKFD; via the coding sequence ATGCCGCACACCAAAACAGATACCGCATTCCGATACCCTCAAAACGACAACCAGAGCCGTCGTCTTCGCAACACCACCCAGGATCAAAGAGCCGCTCAGAGGCAGCAATACTCATCGGAGTCAGCCACTGCGGCATCCCTGGCAGCCGATCCAACCTCCAATTGGGGTCCGGAGGAATTCTTCGAGACCACCGTCGATGAGTACGGTCAACCGGTCACTGACCAGTGGGCGTTCACGGATGGTGCGAGGATGAGTAGAGGCGTCTCTGGTCATGATGAGGCTGATGCGTTTGAGGCTGCAAATGATAAGTTTGATTGA
- a CDS encoding putative malic acid transport protein (COG:U;~EggNog:ENOG410PU1A;~InterPro:IPR004695,IPR038665;~PFAM:PF03595;~TransMembrane:9 (o53-74i95-117o129-151i158-178o198-219i239-257o288-309i321-341o353-372i);~go_component: GO:0016021 - integral component of membrane [Evidence IEA];~go_process: GO:0055085 - transmembrane transport [Evidence IEA]), with protein sequence MPNHEAHDTPVPTSPLCIAIWNFSSQWFLIPQGTGVIAIILHQLDYQFHGLRIISVIVWVYTIVLLALCISVYLARIFMYPRHVARALRASMVEVSCLTSVSITFTTIIEMIALAVAQQWGAGWPIASYVLWWINTAMALTAVMGIPYIFVKLQAPGIKAVVPSVLLPLICALTSAAGGGVVCEYSGIGARLQVPTIIVAYLEVGVGIPLAMSFADVFIARLFEREFMPMEQVYQDMILCGPFGQGSFALLILGQVVRSGAFAEYNRGSFLTAEAATPVGYASQFAGLLSWGYGTFWWGYAIISILHTAFKQPGGWRRIQYSLSAWSLVFPWGVYTNAAVQLGKVMDSPTFKVWSTALTLMLLIIWIVNHIFTIKGLITGQILSLQHGWRAGHYQAGEVDKQV encoded by the exons ATGCCAAATCATGAAGCCCATGACACTCCAGTACCAACCTCACCACTCTGCATCGCAATATGGAACTTCTCCTCCCAATGGTTTCTGATACCCCAAGGTACTGGCGTAATAGCCATTATTCTTCATCAACTGGACTATCAATTCCATGGTCTGCGTATTATCTCTGTGATAGTTTGGGTATATACAATCGTGCTCCTGGCACTATGCATATCCGTCTACCTTGCGCGAATCTTCATGTATCCACGGCACGTCGCACGAGCACTCCGGGCAAGCATGGTGGAGGTATCATGTCTCACTAGCGTCTCTATAACGTTCACAACAATCATTGAAATGATCGCCTTGGCCGTTGCCCAGCAATGGGGTGCAGGATGGCCAATAGCCTCATACGTCCTGTGGTGGATCAACACGGCTATGGCCCTAACTGCTGTTATGGGAATACCGTACATTTTCGTGAAGCTACAAGCTCCCGGAATCAAGGCTGTCGTACCTTCCGTTCTACTTCCATTGATATGTGCGCTAACCTCCGCCGCTGGCGGAGGTGTCGTATGTGAGTATAGTGGAATTGGCGCTCGGCTGCAAGTCCCGACCATCATTGTAGCATACCTTGAAGTCGGTGTCGGTATTCCGTTGGCAATGTCCTTTGCTGATGTCTTTATTGCGCGTCTCTTCGAGCGCGAATTTATGCCCATGGAACAGGTCTATCAAGATATGATTCTCTGTGGCCCATTTGGACAGGGCAGCTTTGCGCTGCTGATTCTCGGGCAGGTTGTACGATCTGGGGCATTTGCGGAGTACAATCGGGGGTCATTCTTGACCGCTGAAGCAGCGACCCCAGTTGGCTATGCCAGCCAATTTGCGGGTTTGTTGTCTTGGGGCTACGGAACCTTCTGGTGGGGCTACGCCATCATAAGCATTCTGCATACGGCTTTCAAGCAACCAGGAGGTTGGCGGAGGATACAATATTCACTTTCAGCATGGTCTCTAGTATTTCCGTGG GGTGTCTACACCAATGCCGCCGTCCAGCTTGGCAAAGTCATGGACTCGCCTACATTTAAGGTGTGGTCGACAGCTTTGACCCTCATGCTCCTCATAATATGGATCGTGAATCACATTTTTACTATTAAGGGCTTAATTACGGGGCAAATCTTGTCACTCCAGCACGGCTGGCGGGCCGGCCACTATCAAGCCGGAGAAGTCGATAAGCAGGTCTAA
- a CDS encoding uncharacterized protein (COG:O,P;~EggNog:ENOG410PFQK;~InterPro:IPR041756,IPR003137,IPR007484,IPR029514;~MEROPS:MER0001288;~PFAM:PF02225,PF04389;~SECRETED:SignalP(1-20);~go_function: GO:0004177 - aminopeptidase activity [Evidence IEA];~go_process: GO:0006508 - proteolysis [Evidence IEA]), whose protein sequence is MRVDSAALHLVPVLLGQVGALQLPLFQESNSKWATTNAGDKPLISSPLLQEQVKAENLLDRARQLYKIAELGEDEYNHPTRVIGSKGHLGTLDYIYSALTDLGDYYTVVNQSFPAVSGNVFESRLVLGHDVPKSATPMGLTPPTKNKEPVYGPLVAVSNLGCEASDYPSNLEGAIAFISRGSCPFGTKSQLAGKAGAVAAVIYNNERGDLSGTLGNPTPDHVATFGISDADAAPVLEKLKKGEKVDAIAYMDAIVETIHTTNIIAQTTDGDPDNCVMLGGHSDSVAEGPGINDDGSGTLTLLELATLLTQFRVNNCVRFAWWAAEEEGLLGSDYYVSVLTPEENRKIRLFMDYDMLGSPNFAYQVYNATNAVNPEGSEELRDLYTEFYDAHGFNYTYIPFDGRSDYDAFIRHGIPGGGIATGAEGIKTAEEAEMFGGIAGEWYDPCYHQLCDTVANVNLTAWEWNTKVRSLQ, encoded by the exons ATGCGTGTCGACTCCGCGGCGCTACATCTGGTCCCAGTGCTCCTGGGCCAGGTCGGTGCTCTACAATTACCCTTATTCCAAGAGTCCAATTCAAAGTGGGCGACGACAAATGCAGGTGACAAACCACTAATTAGCTCACCGCTGCTTCAGGAGCAGGTCAAGGCGGAGAATCTGCTGGACAGGGCCCGGCAGCTTTACAAGATTGCGGAGCTGGGAGAAGACGAATACAACCATCCTACTCGCGTCATTGGCAGCAAAG GCCATCTTGGCACGCTCGACTACATATACTCTGCCCTTACCGACCTCGGTGATTATTATACTGTCGTCAACCAGTCCTTCCCTGCCGTGAGCGGTAATGTCTTCGAATCTCGCCTTGTCCTTGGTCACGATGTTCCCAAGTCGGCTACACCAATGGGTCTCACTCCCCCAACGAAGAATAAGGAGCCGGTATATGGCCCCCTGGTTGCTGTCTCTAACCTCGGGTGTGAGGCCTCGGACTACCCTTCTAACTTGGAAGGCGCCATTGCATTTATCAGTCGGGGAAGCTGTCCGTTTGGGACAAAGTCTCAATTGGCTGGTAAAGCGGGAGCCGTCGCTGCTGTCATCTACAACAACGAGCGCGGTGACCTGAGCGGAACTCTAGGAAACCCAACACCCGATCATGTTGCTACCTTTGGTATCTCCGACGCGGACGCTGCCCCGGTCCtagagaagctgaagaaagGCGAGAAGGTCGACGCTATCGCCTACATGGATGCGATCGTCGAGAccatccacaccaccaacatcatcgcGCAAACCACGGATGGTGACCCCGACAACTGTGTAATGCTGGGTGGCCACAGTGACAGTGTGGCCGAGGGCCCGGGCATCAATGACGATGGGTCTGGTACTCTGACCCTTTTGGAGCTAGCCACATTGCTCACCCAGTTCCGTGTCAACAACTGTGTGCGATTTGCTTGGTgggctgctgaggaggaaggccTTCTCGGATCTGACTACTATGTGTCTGTTCTCACCCCGGAAGAGAACCGCAAGATCCGCTTGTTCATGGACTACGACATGCTCGGCTCGCCCAACTTTGCGTACCAAGTGTACAATGCCACTAACGCTGTGAACCCCGAGGGATCCGAGGAGCTCCGTGATCTCTACACTGAATTTTACGATGCTCATGGGTTCAACTACACGTACATTCCGTTCGATGGACGCAGCGACTATGATGCCTTCATCCGGCATGGCATTCCCGGTGGTGGGATTGCCACGGGAGCTGAGGGAATCAAGACGGCCGAAGAAGCGGAAATGTTTGGCGGCATTGCTGGCGAATGGTATGACCCATGCTACCATCAGCTCTGCGACACGGTGGCCAATGTGAACCTGACCGCGTGGGAATGGAACACCAAGGTAAGATCACTACAGTAG